The Sporosarcina sp. Te-1 DNA window GTCCTGCAAGGACACTTCTCAGTATGCTTCAGTACGGGCAAGCATACGTTTTTCCTAGATTTTAGCTAGACATGTAGAATACTTTTCTAAGCTCGTTAAAATATGCATCAAGTTTTTCACCCACGAGTTCATCGTTCAAAGCAAGAGATTCTGAATTTCTTATATCATCTAGTATTTCTTTCGTAAATCCACTTGCAGACCAAAATATAAACTGCTTGCACTTTTCTACATCCAGCTCCTTCCTAAACTTAGCTTCATCTATTTCATCAAATAAATTAGGACAACAGCTTGAATGTTCTTTGCACCACCTGTTCTTGAGCTCCTCATTAATTTCGTTGGAATTAGTGGTTCGGGAAAGTTTATTAAACTCTAAAATCCAAGGGTGCTTTTCTGATAATTTGATTTGCAAATGAAATGATTGACGCAATCTGTCGAAAATATCCTTTACATTGTAATTCATCAATTCGAGATATTCCTTCTTTATTAAGTCAGAGAAGTAATCATATACAACGAGAAAAAGCTCCTGCTTATTGCCAACATAGTGGAACATAAGCGCTTTAGAAATTCCGGCTTCTTTTGCTATTACATTTGTTGAAGCGTTGTCATACCCCTGTGTTGAAAATTCTTTTAACGCTGCATTTAGAATGGCATTCCTTCTCTTAGAGTCTAAATCTAATAGTTTCGGCAATAGTTGACACTCCTGCTATAAGAAATTAATTTACCTACTAGGTAAATTTTATTATATGTTTATTTACCTGAAAGGTCAACGAAGGTTGAATAAGAATTCAAACAATTTTATCAGCTGAGTCAACAAGCTATTTACGATCCTCGCGGCATTATGTAAAAAGTTGCGAGTCTCTACCACTTTGGCTACTATTTACCTAAAGGGGTGTTGTTGTATCGACAGCATTACAATGATTCTTTTTTAAATGATATAAACATTTATTTACAAAAATGCAGGGAATGGGGACGAGAAAATGAATAAAAAAGCTTATCTAAGTATAGAAGAGATCATTTCATTACCGACCGTATCAAGTACAAACATAAGTGAAGATGGCAAAAACGTAGCATTTGTCAAGAAGACGGTTAACTGGAAAGACAATACATATCGAAATAATCTATGGATATATGATAAAGATAAGGGGCAGAGTATCCCATTAACAACTGGGGGTTTGGAAAGCACCTCCCCATTATGGGCTCCGGATTCTAATGAAATCGCCTATCTTTGCTCGGTTGGTGAAGACGGTCATAAGAAAAATCAGATCTTCGTTACGACAAAAGGTGGTTCTGGTGGGGTCCAAATTACGAATGAAAAAGAAGGCGTTAGTAAATTTAAATGGGAGCCTACTGGAAAAGGTTTTTATTATGTCGCCCAGTCAAAAGAAGATGTGACGATAAAGAAACGTAATGAACTATATGGAGATTTCCAACATATTGGAAATGAATACCAGAATAATTGTTTATATTACATTGAAAAAACAATCCCACAAGATTCATTTGAACACGAAGAGACCTTCGCGGAACAATTAACTGATGGCAAGGAATTTCATATATATGATTTCGATATTTCAAGCGACGGGAAAAAGGTTGTATTCACGGCTGCCCCCAGCTCAAATATGCAAGATTATATAAATATTGAGCTTTACATACTAGACAGGCTTGCTGGGAATCTAGAAAAGTTGAATATAGATAGGTTATTAGGTGTGAACGTTTGCTTTTCTCCTGACGGCAACAAGATCTGTTATTCTGCAAGCACAAGGGAGAAGCATCACTATAAGACTTATATACAAGACAGAACCCTAGTAATAGTTGATATGAATAATGGAGAGGATTTTCTGCCTATATCAGAAATAGATAGTACGGTTACACCATTACGCTGGACAGCTAAAGGCATTTTAACTAAATGGCAAAATAAAACGAGTTATGTGATCGGGTTGCTAGCTGATAATGGGACTGTGGAAATGTTATGCGACAAAGATAGCTTTATTATGGATGCATCAATAACCAGGGATGGAAATCATCATTCTTATAGCAAGGCGATAACAAATGAAATCTTTGAAATATATTTAGATGATAACAAAATTACAAATGAAAATGGTTTCTTCGAAGAAAAGCTTAAAAGTAATCGGGAAATAATCACATGGCATAGTACTGATGGTTTTGAAATAGAGGGCGTATTATCAACCCCCGTGGAATTTAAAGCCAATAAAAAATACCCTTTATTAGTGGTACTCCATGGTGGTCCGGCTTGGGCATCCTTTCCCATATTTTCAGACTGTTTTAATGAGAAGTATCCGATTGAACAGTTTATCGAAAAAGGTTTTATCGTCTTAGAACCAAACTACAGGGGAAGTTCTGGTTATGGTAATGAATTTTTACAAGCAAACTATAGAAAACTGGGAATGGCCGACTACGGTGATGTGATAGCTGGAGTGGACCATTTAATTGACAAAGGGATTGCAGATAAAGACAGAGTAGGGGTTATGGGTTGGAGCTATGGGGGGTACCTATCCGCTTTCTGTTCTACAACGAGTAATAAATTCAAAGCTGTATCAGTTGGCGGGGCAATTACGAATTGGAGTACGTACTATGCAAATACCGATATTCCATACTTCATTAAGATGCATTTAGGGAATGATCCTTGGAACGATCCGGAGATATATATGAAAACTTCACCCATGACCTATATCAAATCAGCCTGTACTCCGACTTTAATCCAACATGGCGAAAAGGATGTTAGAATTCCTACTCCAAATGCATATGAGCTGTATCGTGGATTAAGAGATATGAAAGTGGATACAGAATTAATTATATTTAAAGGAATGGCCTATAGTCCTGACCAGCCAGGAATGAAGGTGGCGATTATGAAGCAGAATTTGATGTGGTTCTCGCACTATATTCTTGGAGAAAGTATGAAAGATTTGTCGGTTTTATGATGGACATCGAAATATGTAAATAAAGTTGAAACAATCCTAATCGTACTGTCCTGAGCAAGATAGTATGTATTCTATCATAATGTAACTCCTATAACTTTAGAGGGGAGAGATTGCTTTGATTCGTTTACTTTCGAAGAATGATTTAGCACACGCTGCTTCTTTAATAGCAATGGCATATCCAGGAATGCAACTTTCGACAGTAGAAACCCAAAACGCATTTGTAGAAAGACTCCGGGTTGAAATTGAAACTGAGAATAACTTGAAGTATTATGGATTATTTTCCGAACAGAATGAGTTGCTGGGTTTATACAAACTTCATGATTTTAACACGAACATAAATGGAAAGATTGTACGTACTTGGGGTATTGGTACGGTAGCAGTCCACTTTTTTCACAAAAAAGAAGGGGTAGCGAAACAGTTGCTGCAACACTTTCACGAGCTTGCAAGACAAGAGGATGTTGGGATTGTCTCATTATATCCTTTTAACACATCCTTCTATCAAAAGATGGGCTATGGGTATGGACCAACTAGCTATCAATATAAGCTCAAGCCAGCCAGTTTTCCAAGTTGCGGTGAACGAAAGAAAGTAGTCATGTTATCGGAGGCCGATGAGGACAAGATTGTCGCCGCCTACAATAAATTTGCTTCTATGAATCATGGAATGATAGAAAGGACTTGGCATGAACGTACCTTAATTAAGAAAAGAGTTTCGTATTATGCTGGTGTGTTTGAGGAAAATGAGTTAGTTGGTGCTCTTGTATATACATTACAACCAGTTAAAGATAGTCATTTCCTTCACCATGAAATGATTATTCTTGAATGGGTATGGACAAAACCAAGCGCTTTCATCGATATGTGTACATGGATTCATTCACAACAGGATCAAGTAGATCGTGTTGTTGTACGAACACATGATGAATCACTCATTCATCAATTAGAAGACCCTAGAAACGACAGCAACCGCCTGATTCCGAGTGTAAATCATGAAATCGGAACTGTCGGGACAGGGCTGATGTACAGGATTACCTCAATTCTGTCATTTGTGCAGCAAACGAATTTTCATTCGCTAGATCGGCCGGAACGCTCTACATCGATTTCTTTATTTGTACAGGATTCATTTATTCAGGAACAAAACGGGTGTTACCATTTATCATTCAGCGAAGGTTCGTGGCGCCTAAAAAAAACATCCGACACTATGGCTGAAGTTGATTTGAGCATAGCGATATCAGATTTAAGTTCCTGGTGGATGGGCTGTGTCAGCTTGGAGAAGCTAGTTCAATATGGAAAAGTGGAAGTGAACAATTGGGCAGCAAAACTGTTAGATCGATGGTTTATGCCTAACACTAAACCGGTTTGCTTTACTTCGTTTTAACTATGATAAGGATTCTCTTAGGGTGTTTCATATTTTATTCATAAATGAGGGTAAGCCAATGAATATTACGTGTAAATTGTTGTCTTCATTAAGCTTTGAAGAAGCGCATGTCCTGTTCAATCGTGGATTTGAAGGTTATGTAGTGCCAATGAATTTGTCAATTGATGTATTCGTAGGTCGTTTTGGAAATGATGGATTATCTCCTGCATTATCCATCGTCGCATATGATGGAGCAGATCCAATCGGCTTTGTGCTACAAGGGATAAGAGAAGTGGATGGCCAAAAGATTTCCTGGAACGGTGGAACTGGTATAATTCCAGAATATCGGGGTAAGAAGTTGGGCGTTGCCTTGATGAAGGAAGCGGAAAAATGCATGATGGAACATCAGGTTTCTGTAGCGACGTTAGAAACGCTTTCTGAAAATAAGGCAGCGATCGCTTTATATGAAAAGTGTGGATACCAAGTAGAGGACGATTTGCTCTTCTTACGTGCAAACGGAATTTTAGATCGTGAGTTGCCGGTACTTGACGGCTATGAAGTGATAAGAATACCGGCTGCCCAATCAATTGGCACAGATTTATTTCCAAGTATCGTCTCTTGGCAAACAGATGCTAGTAACACGCCCAAATTTGGTGGGGAAGTTGTTCTGATTACGAAGAATGGAGAGGTACAGGCAGCTTGCCTAATTCGAAAAAATTGTCTGTTTGGCAATGAAACGGAAAGCATTACATTATTTCAGGTAAAAGAAAATGGGAATGAAGACGCTCATACTAAACTTCTTGCATACGCGTTGGAATATGATCAACCGATCAATCGCACAACTTATAACTTTCTAAAAGGTAATGGTCGAGTCGTTTCATCTTTACTTGCACGCGGTTTTGAAAATACGTCTATATCACAAGTTTTTATGACCAAAAATTTAAATGAAGTATAAATTAATTCCACAATCTTAATAGCACTACTTGAATAAGGATAGCTGGTGGTGCAGGGGATCGAAATGAAAATGAATGAGGAGGAGCCGTAGCGTGCTTGAAGGTTGTATTAAGTTGAGAAGGAGTATTACATGTTTTTCATGAAAATACGAATGCTTCAATGTCTTGATAAAGTAGTTTTTTATTTATTGTGAAAGAGTGAAGGTAGTAATATTACTTTTAGCTAAATTCAGTATCAAACAACTTTTTAAAACCTTGTTTCATATGTTAAAATATGTCGGGTAAACAAGGATTATCTTGAGTCGAAAAATAGTATTAGCAATATCGAATTAAGGGGAGTGGTAGAATGGATAGCAAACGTTTTGAAATTATTTATACCCAAGGGAAACTAGAGGTTTTTAAGGTCATTCGTGACAATGAGACAGGGGTTCTATACATGATGAATATGGCCGGTGCTGGAAGCGGACTAACTGTTATGGTTGATCAAGAAGGAAAACCCTTGTTAGATGAGAATTATAAAAAATAATATAGAGTGTGTTTTCGTG harbors:
- a CDS encoding TetR/AcrR family transcriptional regulator yields the protein MPKLLDLDSKRRNAILNAALKEFSTQGYDNASTNVIAKEAGISKALMFHYVGNKQELFLVVYDYFSDLIKKEYLELMNYNVKDIFDRLRQSFHLQIKLSEKHPWILEFNKLSRTTNSNEINEELKNRWCKEHSSCCPNLFDEIDEAKFRKELDVEKCKQFIFWSASGFTKEILDDIRNSESLALNDELVGEKLDAYFNELRKVFYMSS
- a CDS encoding S9 family peptidase, which produces MNKKAYLSIEEIISLPTVSSTNISEDGKNVAFVKKTVNWKDNTYRNNLWIYDKDKGQSIPLTTGGLESTSPLWAPDSNEIAYLCSVGEDGHKKNQIFVTTKGGSGGVQITNEKEGVSKFKWEPTGKGFYYVAQSKEDVTIKKRNELYGDFQHIGNEYQNNCLYYIEKTIPQDSFEHEETFAEQLTDGKEFHIYDFDISSDGKKVVFTAAPSSNMQDYINIELYILDRLAGNLEKLNIDRLLGVNVCFSPDGNKICYSASTREKHHYKTYIQDRTLVIVDMNNGEDFLPISEIDSTVTPLRWTAKGILTKWQNKTSYVIGLLADNGTVEMLCDKDSFIMDASITRDGNHHSYSKAITNEIFEIYLDDNKITNENGFFEEKLKSNREIITWHSTDGFEIEGVLSTPVEFKANKKYPLLVVLHGGPAWASFPIFSDCFNEKYPIEQFIEKGFIVLEPNYRGSSGYGNEFLQANYRKLGMADYGDVIAGVDHLIDKGIADKDRVGVMGWSYGGYLSAFCSTTSNKFKAVSVGGAITNWSTYYANTDIPYFIKMHLGNDPWNDPEIYMKTSPMTYIKSACTPTLIQHGEKDVRIPTPNAYELYRGLRDMKVDTELIIFKGMAYSPDQPGMKVAIMKQNLMWFSHYILGESMKDLSVL
- the eis gene encoding enhanced intracellular survival protein Eis; protein product: MIRLLSKNDLAHAASLIAMAYPGMQLSTVETQNAFVERLRVEIETENNLKYYGLFSEQNELLGLYKLHDFNTNINGKIVRTWGIGTVAVHFFHKKEGVAKQLLQHFHELARQEDVGIVSLYPFNTSFYQKMGYGYGPTSYQYKLKPASFPSCGERKKVVMLSEADEDKIVAAYNKFASMNHGMIERTWHERTLIKKRVSYYAGVFEENELVGALVYTLQPVKDSHFLHHEMIILEWVWTKPSAFIDMCTWIHSQQDQVDRVVVRTHDESLIHQLEDPRNDSNRLIPSVNHEIGTVGTGLMYRITSILSFVQQTNFHSLDRPERSTSISLFVQDSFIQEQNGCYHLSFSEGSWRLKKTSDTMAEVDLSIAISDLSSWWMGCVSLEKLVQYGKVEVNNWAAKLLDRWFMPNTKPVCFTSF
- a CDS encoding GNAT family N-acetyltransferase codes for the protein MNITCKLLSSLSFEEAHVLFNRGFEGYVVPMNLSIDVFVGRFGNDGLSPALSIVAYDGADPIGFVLQGIREVDGQKISWNGGTGIIPEYRGKKLGVALMKEAEKCMMEHQVSVATLETLSENKAAIALYEKCGYQVEDDLLFLRANGILDRELPVLDGYEVIRIPAAQSIGTDLFPSIVSWQTDASNTPKFGGEVVLITKNGEVQAACLIRKNCLFGNETESITLFQVKENGNEDAHTKLLAYALEYDQPINRTTYNFLKGNGRVVSSLLARGFENTSISQVFMTKNLNEV
- a CDS encoding DUF6440 family protein encodes the protein MDSKRFEIIYTQGKLEVFKVIRDNETGVLYMMNMAGAGSGLTVMVDQEGKPLLDENYKK